The sequence ACACCACGACCGCCGGCCGCCCGGTGGCGTGGCGGGCGACCTTCACGGCGTTCTCCACCGCCTCGGCACCGGAGTTGAACAACGCCGACCGCTTCTCGAACCCGCCGGGCGTCAACGCGTTGAGCTGCTCGCACACGGCCACGTACGACTCGTACGGCGCGACCATGAAGCAGGTGTGGGTGAACCGCTCCACCTGCGCCCGGACCGCCTCGACCACCCTCGGGGCCGAGTTGCCCACACTGGTCACGGCGATGCCGGCGGCGAAGTCGATCCACTCCCGGCCGTCGACGTCGGTGATCGTCCCGCCCGACGCGTGGTCCACGTAGGACGTGATCACGCTGCCGACACCCCGGGCGACCGCACCGCCGCGCCGCTTGTGCAGCTCCTCGCTCGACGGCGCAGCGCCGCTCTTCGTTCGCGACTGCGGGGCTCGCAAACCCGGCTCACTCCTCGCGCTCACGGTTCAGCTCCCCAGGTTGTGCATGACGTGCTTGATCCGGGTGTAGTCCTCCAGGCTGTAGACCGAGAGGTCCTTACCGTGCCCGGAGTGCTTGAAGCCACCGTGCGGCATCTCCGAGACGAACGGGATGTGCGTGTTGACCCAGACACACCCGAAGTCCAGGCGGCGGGTCATCCGCATGGCCCGGCCGTGGTCCCGCGTCCACACCGACGCGGACAGGCCGTAGTCGACACCGTTGGCCCAGCGCACCGCCTCGTCCTCGTCGGAGAAGCGCTGCACGGTGATGACCGGCCCGAACACCTCGTCCTGGATGATCTCGTCGGCCTGACGCAGCCCGGAGACCACAGTCGGCGCGTAGAAGTAACCGCGTTCGCCCTGCCGGGACCCGCCCGTCTGGATCGCCGCGTGGTCCGGCAGGCGGTCCACGAAGCCGCTGACCCGGGTGAGCTGGTTGGCGTTGTTTAACGGGCCGTAGAGCACGTCGGCGTCGTCCGGGGCGCCGGTCTTCGTGTTGCGGGCCTGCTCGGCGAGCGCCGCCACGAAGTCGTCGTGGACGCCAGGGCCGGCCAGCACCCGGGTGGCCGCCGTGCAGTCCTGCCCGGCGTTGAAGTAGCCACCCAACGCGATGGCCTCGGCGGCCGCCGCCACGTCCGCGTCGTCGAAGATCACCACCGGGGCCTTGCCGCCCAGCTCCAGGTGGGTCCGCTTCAGGTCGGGGGCCGCCGCGGCGGCGACCTCCATGCCCGCGCGGGTCGAGCCGGTGATCGACACCAGCTGCGGGGTCGGGTGCGACACGAGGGTACGACCGGTGTCCCGGTCGCCGCAGACCACGTTGAACACCCCCGGCGGGAAGAACTCGGCGGCGATCTCGGCGAGCAGCAGCGTCGACACCGGGGTGGTGTCCGACGGCTTGAGCACCACAGTGTTGCCGGCGGCGAGCGCGGGGGCGATCTTCCAGACCGCCATCATCAGCGGGTAGTTCCAGGGGGTGACCTGCGCGCAGACGCCGATCGGCTCCCGCCGCACGTAGGAGGTGTGTCCGGCCAGGTACTCCCCGGCGGACCGCCCCTCCAACATCCGGGCGGCGCCGGCGAAGAACCGGAACTGGTCCACCGCCGGGGGAAGCTCCTCCTCGGCGGTGAGCTGGCGGGGCTTGCCGGTGTTACGGACCTCGGCGTCGACCAGCTCGGCGGCGCGCGCCTCCACGGCGTCGGCGAGTTTGAGCAGCGCCCGCTGCCGCTCGGCGGGGGTGACCTCCCGCCAGCTCTCGAAGGCGGTGGCGGCGGCGCTCATCGCCGCGTCCACGTCGGCGGGGCCGGAGACCGGGGCCTGGGCGAACACCTCACCCGTGCAGGGGTCGACCAGGTCGGCGTAACCGCCATCGGCCGGGTCGACGTAGGAGCCGTTGACGAAGTTGCGCAGCTGCTGCTGGTCACTCATGGCGGGATCACTCCGAAGGGGGCCGGGGGCGGTTCTGCGGCGGTTATCGCAATCTCTCTGCCATCTTCGCTACTGAATTCGCGGCAGACAAGGGCTATCGCGACTGTTTCCGTCGGTTGATCCCTCGGTTACTCTGCTCGGCGTGGAGCCCGCACCCTTCTTCGTCGCCTCCCGCCCCGCCACCGGCGAGGGCGAGCTGACCGTCCACCACCCGTACGACGGCCGCCCGGTCGGGCGTACCACGGTTGCCACGCCCGACCAGGTCGACGCCGCCGTCGCCGCGGCGGCCGGCGTGGCCGCGCAGGCCGCGGCGCTGCCCGCGCACGCCCGCGCGGCGGCCCTCGACCACGTGTCCCGGCGGCTCGCCGAGCGCGCGGGCGAGATCGCCGCCCTGATCACCGCGGAGAACGGCAAGCCGCTCAAGTGGGCCCGCG comes from Micromonospora vinacea and encodes:
- a CDS encoding gamma-aminobutyraldehyde dehydrogenase, with protein sequence MSDQQQLRNFVNGSYVDPADGGYADLVDPCTGEVFAQAPVSGPADVDAAMSAAATAFESWREVTPAERQRALLKLADAVEARAAELVDAEVRNTGKPRQLTAEEELPPAVDQFRFFAGAARMLEGRSAGEYLAGHTSYVRREPIGVCAQVTPWNYPLMMAVWKIAPALAAGNTVVLKPSDTTPVSTLLLAEIAAEFFPPGVFNVVCGDRDTGRTLVSHPTPQLVSITGSTRAGMEVAAAAAPDLKRTHLELGGKAPVVIFDDADVAAAAEAIALGGYFNAGQDCTAATRVLAGPGVHDDFVAALAEQARNTKTGAPDDADVLYGPLNNANQLTRVSGFVDRLPDHAAIQTGGSRQGERGYFYAPTVVSGLRQADEIIQDEVFGPVITVQRFSDEDEAVRWANGVDYGLSASVWTRDHGRAMRMTRRLDFGCVWVNTHIPFVSEMPHGGFKHSGHGKDLSVYSLEDYTRIKHVMHNLGS